The Leishmania panamensis strain MHOM/PA/94/PSC-1 chromosome 32 sequence genome window below encodes:
- a CDS encoding hypothetical protein (TriTrypDB/GeneDB-style sysID: LpmP.32.2990), giving the protein MPVKPQFTWEQTGEDVLLHITIKACKKDAIDVLIADVFVKVNAPPQYLLAIDLLHEIDAAKSTQYFTDAQDGVILHVKLHKAEKDLVWDALSMHQSTIGKQAMLQRRQESMRRAEQRYREQLDARVKQREAEKRRMLEAQWDVERAQRTQIEQRAKAEKDAAETELYAWEDSHATPVVGVASDSPLPPKSSTPAGPSPYSADIFAAAASLPPLSMPQAASLVTPASSSSAVTPPTIRQVDTVNVTIDFTPKTFAMPTRSRGDEEYYRQSRYKPVSIEDTPMFWKERADKCYRAQQWKAAANAYSESIKRDGAFLTCVMNRSACYLQLADYKRAIEDCSLALTMLANTPASEVTQERYRGLMMKLHSRRGAAYCWADDLKSGVADLRMAAAYRDLASDDDVAADLAMAEAQMKERGITVDDARADPLATRMQEAAAQYYQGSYEAAEATYSAILKEDPFHMKAQGNLAAAMLRAGKFKQALKVCDDIVQFCGEVAAALEQPGGLAADQLDSDDEEDEDEPDWAASKTVTATEEAERASNSDNLIRQRRAAAKKLGEQSGHVYMLLKAYVRIAAALCGMKEYHKAHGYLERALRITPYDNDLRDDCNRLAEKIRMDTLVAVSSGSAQAQRAAA; this is encoded by the coding sequence ATGCCAGTAAAGCCGCAGTTCACGTGGGAGCAGACAGGTGAGGACGTTCTCCTGCATATCACCATCAAAGCCTGCAAGAAGGACGCGATTGATGTGCTGATTGCCGACGTTTTCGTGAAAGTCAATGCCCCGCCGCAGTACTTGCTGGCGATCGACTTGCTGCACGAGATCGATGCCGCCAAATCAACACAGTACTTCACCGACGCGCAGGATGGTGTCATTCTGCACGTCAAGCTTCacaaggcggagaaggaccTTGTCTGGGACGCTCTTAGCATGCATCAGTCCACCATCGGCAAACAGGCaatgctgcagcggcgacaagAGTCGATGCGGAGGGCGGAGCAGCGGTACCGGGAGCAGCTAGATGCACGTGTGAAGCAGCGTGAGGCGGAGAAGCGGCGTATGCTGGAGGCCCAGTGGGATGTGGAGagggcgcagcgcacgcagaTCGAGCAGCGGGCGAAAGCGGAGAAGGACGCCGCTGAGACTGAGCTATACGCGTGGGAGGACAGCCACGCGACTCCAGTAGTGGGCGTAGCTTCCGAttcgccgttgccgcctaAGAGCAGCACCCCTGCGGGTCCTTCGCCGTATTCGGCGGATatcttcgctgctgctgcatcattACCACCGCTGTCGATGCCTCAggctgcttctcttgtgaCGCccgcgtcgtcctcgtcggcCGTCACGCCACCGACGATCCGGCAGGTGGACACCGTCAACGTCACCATCGACTTCACGCCAAAGACCTTTGCGATGCCGACGCGCTCCCGCGGGGATGAAGAGTACTACCGGCAAAGTCGCTACAAGCCGGTCTCGATTGAGGACACGCCAATGTTCTGGAAGGAAAGGGCAGACAAGTGCTACCgagcgcagcagtggaagGCGGCCGCGAACGCGTACTCGGAGTCGATTAAGCGTGATGGCGCCTTCTTGACCTGCGTGATGAACCGGTCCGCGTGCTACCTGCAGCTGGCAGACTACAAGAGGGCTATCGAGGACTGTTCGCTAGCGCTGACAATGCTGGCCAACACACCGGCGAGCGAGGTGACACAGGAGCGGTACCGAGGGCTCATGATGAAGCTTCACtcccgccgcggcgccgcctaTTGCTGGGCAGATGACCTCAAGAGCGGCGTGGCGGATCTGCGCATGGCCGCCGCCTATCGAGACCTGGCAAGTGACGATGATGTAGCGGCTGACTTGGCAATGGCTGAGGCTCAGATGAAGGAGCGCGGCATCACCGTGGACGACGCGCGAGCTGACCCTCTCGCCACGCGGatgcaggaggcggcggcgcagtatTACCAGGGCTCCTACGAGGCTGCCGAGGCCACCTATAGTGCCATCCTCAAGGAAGATCCGTTTCACATGAAGGCACAGGGAAATctcgcagcggcgatgctgcgtGCGGGTAAATTCAAGCAGGCTCTGAAGGTTTGCGATGACATCGTGCAGTTCTGTGGCGaagtggctgctgcgctggagcagcCCGGCGGCCTCGCGGCTGATCAGCtcgacagcgacgatgaggaggacgaggacgagccTGACTGGGCAGCGTCGAAGACAGTCACTGCGACggaggaagcggagagggCAAGCAACAGTGATAACCTTAtccgtcagcgccgcgccgcggcaAAGAAGTTGGGCGAGCAGAGCGGCCACGTCTACATGCTTCTCAAGGCTTACGTGCGCATCGCAGCTGCTCTGTGTGGGATGAAGGAGTACCACAAGGCTCACGGCTATCTGGAGCGAGCGCTGCGCATTACGCCGTACGACAACGACTTGCGTGATGACTGTAACCGATTAGCTGAGAAGATTCGGATGGACACGCTCGTCGCCGTGTCTTCTGGCTccgcacaggcgcagaggGCAGCTGCTTAA
- a CDS encoding hypothetical protein (TriTrypDB/GeneDB-style sysID: LpmP.32.3000) produces MTLTSADSPQHAVPHDAQELHDRAHVYLSSVGPTLDSIENLLALWNRLSDVSSTVGKVPEGSSLRSVRIDPFTVFKSPPFISEAEIDRSVKQLTAKELKALHDEFELTCIDDFVYVHSDEDSETGASRRAQAAVHTVHFGDDAGGAKEEGDGHYNNRGETVAAGVVQRKGVVNTTSPRLDAGSSAPAVKVKSAFSDMSATSRATALFEGNTVTVKAFRDTVSDGGSGSDGSSAHFLTPGVAPPMPSADTQTPAVISLEKIPPSMIAAAAAARGEATNDDASDPSSRLAATFSVAANNPSDLPSGCTVELEYTADHWIPNSTRRALQEDSGGAITVTTATTNMDTIPAVTVECSAAPAAESTSASTKGSDEDEDEIRSFTTFSRIVLANHARRLQSRQAEEEASPHPTAPQQSLTVQEGRRTGEKAQCATGLPQTEKRPAAAAAPVSSTTALSSHPVATTKPDVARERNAFVRMRVRDVLLANRVRVMDTSVLGAAFFEKMETTWSAAADKTTPILQRLDALLCESSALLHTLEVMDHQAYRERVMDPTQYLCVPRYSVACAAADCHTLFSTTVTRVMCGRCGQFFCPKCSAERGVGPDVKCDGQRYSLGWEPLCRVCYQMCRDSQQRIVEERNNVLMITNQPFNGVQTGEAAGEERNAHHASAGEMNLKQAVLFGAYCDEHRCLSDGLPPFYVIHRSASETVHFWDILGYHFAKTQGTLRRGWQNAGHLAAQAMNSAAQMMSRRRGTLR; encoded by the coding sequence CTTCTGCCGACTCGCCGCAGCACGCGGTGCCGCATGATGCACAGGAGTTGCACGACCGTGCGCACGTTTACCTTTCCTCTGTTGGCCCAACGCTGGACTCCATTGAAAACCTCCTGGCATTGTGGAACCGCCTCAGCGACGTATCCTCGACCGTTGGCAAGGTACCTGAGGGCAGCAGTCTTCGTAGTGTTCGCATCGACCCCTTCACCGTGTTCAAGTCCCCACCATTTATCTCGGAGGCGGAGATTGACCGCTCCGTCAAGCAACTGACCgcgaaggagctgaaggCCTTACACGACGAGTTTGAGCTCACCTGCATCGACGACTTTGTGTACGTGCACTCCGACGAGGACAGCGAGACGGGTGCTTCGAGGAGAGCTCAGGCTGCTGTCCACACTGTGCACTTTGGCGACGATGCAGGAGGCGCTAAAGAGGAAGGCGACGGGCACTACAACAACAGGGGGGAAacagtcgctgctggtgtggtgcAGAGGAAAGGCGTGGTCAATACGACGTCACCCAGATTGGACGCGGGATCATCAGCGCCTGCAGTCAAAGTTAAGTCTGCCTTCTCCGACATGTCAGCCACCTCGAGGGCGACCGCTCTTTTTGAAGGGAATACGGTTACAGTCAAGGCCTTCCGAGACACTGTTAGTGATGGCGGTAGCGGATCTGATGGATCCTCAGCCCATTTCTTGACCCCGGGTGTTGCCCCGCCGATGCCTTCAGCTGATACACAAACGCCGGCGGTGATCTCGCTGGAGAAGATACCACCTTCCATgatcgctgccgctgctgctgcccgtggGGAGGCGACGAATGATGACGCCTCTGACCCCTCCTCGCGACTGGCCGCCACCTTCTCTGTTGCTGCCAACAACCCGTCTGACTTGCCCTCTGGATGCACTGTGGAACTCGAGTACACAGCGGACCACTGGATCCCCAACTCTACCcggcgcgcgctgcaggaggatTCAGGGGGTGCCATCACCGTAACCACCGCCACGACGAACATGGACACTATTCCCGCTGTGACGGTGGAATGCAgcgcggcaccggcagctgaGAGCACCTCTGCCAGCACCAAGGGGAGCGACGAAGATGAGGACGAAATccgctccttcaccaccttcTCACGCATCGTGCTCGCCAATCATGCGCGGCGACTGCAGTCGCGacaagcggaggaggaagcatCGCCGCACCCCACAGCTCCGCAGCAATCGCTGACAGTTCAAGAGGGCAGGAGGACGGGTGAAAAGGCACAGTGTGCTACTGGTCTCCCTcaaacagagaagagacccgctgccgcggccgcacCAGTTTCTTCTACTACTGCCTTATCCTCGCATCCCGTGGCTACGACGAAGCCTGATGTCGCCCGTGAACGCAACGCCTTCGTCCGGATGCGCGTCCGCGACGTTCTCCTTGCCAACCGGGTGCGTGTCATGGACACGTCTGTGCTTGGCGCTGCCTTCTTTGAGAAGATGGAGACCACCtggagcgctgctgccgacaaAACCACACCTATTCTGCAGAGACTCGATGCGCTTCTATGCGAGtcgagcgcgctgctgcatacGCTGGAGGTTATGGACCATCAGGCGTACCGGGAGCGGGTCATGGACCCCACACAGTACCTCTGCGTCCCGCGCTACAGTGtcgcctgcgcagcggcggactGCCATACACTTTTCTCCACCACTGTCACGCGTGTCATGTGCGGACGGTGCGGACAGTTCTTCTGCCCCAAGTGCTCTGCTGAGCGAGGGGTGGGGCCCGATGTGAAGTGCGACGGCCAGCGCTACTCGCTTGGCTGGGAGCCGCTGTGCCGCGTATGCTATCAAATGTGCCGTGACAGCCAGCAGAGGATAGTGGAGGAGCGCAATAATGTGCTGATGATCACGAACCAGCCTTTCAACGGCGTACAGACAGGGGAGGCGGCAGGCGAGGAGAGGAATGCGCATCACGCTTCTGCTGGAGAGATGAACTTGAAGCAAGCGGTTCTCTTCGGTGCATATTGCGATGAGCACCGCTGTCTCAGCGACGGGCTTCCTCCCTTTTACGTGATTCATCGCAGCGCCAGTGAGACGGTGCACTTCTGGGATATCCTCGGCTACCACTTCGCCAAGACGCAGGGCACCCTTCGACGCGGCTGGCAAAACGCTGGCCACTTGGCAGCTCAAGCAATGAACAGCGCAGCACAAATGATGTCGAGGCGAAGGGGTACGCTGCGGTAG